In the genome of Bradyrhizobium ottawaense, the window CGCCACTGCTTATGGCCGATCCGCGATCTGCGATCTCAATCCGTATTATCCGGTTCACGCGCCGCCGCCGCACTTGCGCTACAGGCGTAGCGGCTAGCGTCGGCAGGTGCTGCGCGCTACTCCTTCCTGCCCCCACAGCTCGACCACCTTGGGCCAGTGCGATCGGTCTCGGCCGTCACCATGCCGCCGAACTCTCCGGCGTTGCCGTGCGGCGGCAAAGGATCACTAGAGTTAACCGCGCCCTAACAGAGTTTTACCTTGTCTCTTAACACCTGGGCAGGGCGCGGGGGCTAGATTGCCTGATGTCAGCAGGCGGCCCGAAAGAATCAACGGCATGACCACCGGTGTCATCGAACGACAAACCGTCGCGCGCGCGCCTTCGGCTTCAAAGATATGGCTGAAGGCCATCGAGCTCACCGCGCGGATCGAGACGCTGCCGGGACGTCTGTTCGCGGACGTCATCGACGATTGGGCGCAACGCCAGCCCGACCGCGTCGCGCTGGTCATGGACGACGCAAGTCTCGACTATGAAGGCCTGTCGAAGCGCATCAAGCGCTACGCGCGCTGGGCGCGCTCGGCCGGTGTGGCCAAGGGTGATAGGGTCGCGTTGATCATGCCGAACGGCATCGATTATGTCGCGGCCTGGCTCGGCATCAGCCGGATCGGCGGTGTGGCGGCGCTGCTCAATACCAAGCTGGTGGGGCAATCGCTCGCGCATTGCCTCGATGTGGCAAAGCCCTCGCATATCATCGTTGCGCATGAGCTGACGGAGATGCTGGAGAGCGCAACGCCGCATCTGAAGACGCAGGCCAAGGTCTGGACGCATGGCGATGCCCGCAGCGAGCGCGCCATCGACGTCGCCCTTGCGGCGCTGGACGATGCTCCTTTGTCGCCGGAGGAGCACGGCGAGGTCACCATCGATGATCGCGCGCTATTGATCTACACCTCAGGCACCACTGGCCTGCCGAAGGCTGCCAGCATCAGCCACCGCCGCATTCTCAATTGGGGCCTTTGGTTCGCCGGCCTCACCGGCGCGAGCCCGCAAGACCGGCTCTACGATTGCCTGCCGCTGTTTCACTCGGTCGGCGGCATCGTCGCGCCCTGCAGCATGCTCGCTGCCGGCGGCTCGGTGGTGATCGCGGAGAAATTCTCGGCCTCGCATTTCTGGTCCGACATCGTGCGCCATGACTGCACGTTGTTTCAATATATCGGCGAGCTCTGCCGTTATCTGCTCAAGGCGGCGCCGTCGGAATATGAGAACCGGCATCGTCTCCGCCTCGTCTGCGGCAACGGCCTGCGCGGTGACATCTGGGAAGACTTTCAGGCGCGCTTCGCCATTCCGCGCATCCTCGAATTCTATGCGGCGACGGAAGGCAATTTCTCGCTGTTCAACGTCGAGGGGCAGCCGGGCGCGATCGGTCGCATCCCGCCGCTGCTGGCGCATCGCTTCCCTGCCAATCTCGTCAAGCTCGATCCCGACAGCGGCGCGCCGCTGCGCAACGAAGAGGGGTTTTGCCTCGCCTGCGCCCGCGGCGAGGCCGGCGAAGCCATCGGCCGCATCGGCACCGCCGATGAAGGCGGCGGCCGGTTCGAGGGCTACACCGACCCCGGCGAGACCGAGAAGAAGGTTCTTCGCGATGTCTTTGCCAGGGGCGATGCCTGGTTCCGCACCGGCGATCTGATGCGGATCGATGACAAGGGCTTCTTCCATTTCGTCGATCGGATCGGGGACAC includes:
- a CDS encoding long-chain-acyl-CoA synthetase — its product is MNGMTTGVIERQTVARAPSASKIWLKAIELTARIETLPGRLFADVIDDWAQRQPDRVALVMDDASLDYEGLSKRIKRYARWARSAGVAKGDRVALIMPNGIDYVAAWLGISRIGGVAALLNTKLVGQSLAHCLDVAKPSHIIVAHELTEMLESATPHLKTQAKVWTHGDARSERAIDVALAALDDAPLSPEEHGEVTIDDRALLIYTSGTTGLPKAASISHRRILNWGLWFAGLTGASPQDRLYDCLPLFHSVGGIVAPCSMLAAGGSVVIAEKFSASHFWSDIVRHDCTLFQYIGELCRYLLKAAPSEYENRHRLRLVCGNGLRGDIWEDFQARFAIPRILEFYAATEGNFSLFNVEGQPGAIGRIPPLLAHRFPANLVKLDPDSGAPLRNEEGFCLACARGEAGEAIGRIGTADEGGGRFEGYTDPGETEKKVLRDVFARGDAWFRTGDLMRIDDKGFFHFVDRIGDTFRWKGENVATSEVNDAMRDFTGVVDATTYGVSVPGADGRAGMSVIVVNEGFDIAALPAHLAQRLPAYARPVFIRVSSEIDATETFKQKKGDLSREGFDPAAISDPLFMADPKSGAYVALDTEAYARIVDGSIRL